A stretch of Bradyrhizobium sp. CCBAU 53338 DNA encodes these proteins:
- a CDS encoding M20/M25/M40 family metallo-hydrolase, with product MNPANLPFDSEAMLEGLRTWVECESPTWDAGAVNRMLDIAARDMAIMGATIERIAGRQGFGGVIRARFPHPKQGEPGILIAGHMDTVHPTGTIEKLKWRREGNKCYGPGIYDMKGGNYLSLEAIRQLARASFTTPLPITILFTPDEEVGTPSTRDIIEGEAARNKYVLVPEPGRADNGVTTGRYAIARFNLEATGRPSHAGATLSAGRSAIREMARQILAIDAMTTEDCTFSVGVVHGGQWVNCVATTATGEALSMAKRQADLDRGVERMLALSGTTNDVIFKVTRGVTRPVWEPDAGTMALYEKARGIAKSLGAELPHASSGGGSDGNFTGAMGIPTLDGLGVRGGNGHTLEEFIEVDSLVERGRLMAGLLATLE from the coding sequence ATGAATCCAGCCAATCTTCCCTTCGATTCCGAGGCGATGCTCGAGGGCTTGCGCACCTGGGTGGAATGCGAAAGCCCGACCTGGGACGCCGGTGCCGTCAACCGCATGCTCGATATTGCGGCGCGCGATATGGCCATCATGGGTGCGACGATCGAACGCATCGCCGGCCGTCAGGGCTTTGGCGGCGTCATCCGCGCGCGTTTCCCGCATCCCAAGCAGGGCGAACCGGGCATCCTGATCGCCGGGCACATGGATACCGTCCACCCGACCGGCACCATCGAGAAGCTGAAATGGCGCCGCGAGGGCAACAAATGCTACGGCCCCGGCATCTACGACATGAAGGGCGGCAATTATCTCTCGCTGGAAGCGATCCGGCAGCTTGCGCGCGCCTCCTTCACCACGCCGCTGCCGATCACCATCCTGTTCACGCCCGACGAGGAAGTCGGCACGCCCTCGACACGCGACATCATCGAAGGGGAAGCTGCCCGCAACAAATATGTGCTGGTGCCCGAGCCCGGCCGCGCCGACAACGGCGTCACCACCGGACGTTACGCCATCGCGCGCTTCAATCTTGAAGCGACGGGACGACCGAGTCACGCCGGCGCGACGTTGTCGGCGGGACGCTCGGCAATCCGCGAAATGGCGCGGCAAATTCTCGCGATCGACGCGATGACGACGGAGGATTGCACCTTCTCGGTCGGTGTCGTGCATGGCGGCCAGTGGGTCAACTGCGTCGCGACGACCGCGACCGGCGAAGCGCTCTCGATGGCCAAGCGCCAGGCCGATCTCGACCGCGGCGTCGAACGCATGCTGGCACTCTCGGGCACCACCAACGACGTCATCTTCAAGGTGACGCGCGGCGTGACGCGGCCGGTGTGGGAGCCGGATGCCGGCACCATGGCGCTGTATGAAAAGGCACGCGGCATCGCCAAATCTCTCGGCGCGGAATTACCGCATGCAAGCTCGGGCGGCGGCTCCGACGGCAACTTCACCGGCGCGATGGGCATCCCGACGCTCGACGGCCTCGGCGTGCGCGGCGGCAATGGCCACACGCTCGAGGAATTCATCGAGGTCGACAGCCTGGTCGAGCGCGGTCGCCTGATGGCGGGACTGCTGGCGACACTTGAGTAG
- a CDS encoding ABC transporter substrate-binding protein, giving the protein MSKISRRKLLKIAGVAPTALAFASVLPPNASAASGKTITAVMHSDLRIIDPGFTTAYITRDHGYMVYDTLLSTDSTFKVQPQMADWKVSDDKLTYTFTLRDGLKWHDGAPVTGEDCVASLKRWGKNDGMGQKLMDFTASIEAPDAKTIVLKLKEPYGLVLESIGKPSSLVPFMMPKRLAETPAGKQMAEQIGSGPFKFVQSEFQPGVKSVYAKNTDYVPRKEPASWTAGGKVVKVDRVEWITMPDAQTAVNALQSGDIDFMENPPWDLLPVLEGNSDLKVEVLNKFGFQTLGRMNFLLPPFDNPKIRRAALLAMNQKDVLDALVGNPKYYKLCGAYFVCDTPFASDAGGETLVKGGGMAEAKKLLAESGYDGTPIAIMAPGDVTTLKAQPVVAAQLLREAGFKVDLQATDWQTVVSRRAGQKPVKEGGWNMFFTNWVAADVMNPVANVSIGGRGKNGGWFGWAEDAKIEKLKDEFVRAASLDDQKKIASEIQKEAYDQVIYIPLGQYLAPSAWRKSLTGVLDGPATPIFWNVDKSE; this is encoded by the coding sequence ATGTCCAAGATTTCGCGCCGCAAGCTTCTCAAGATTGCGGGTGTCGCGCCGACGGCGCTTGCGTTTGCGTCCGTGTTGCCGCCGAACGCGTCGGCCGCCAGCGGCAAGACCATCACGGCTGTGATGCATTCGGACCTGCGCATCATCGATCCGGGCTTCACCACCGCCTACATCACGCGCGACCACGGCTACATGGTCTACGACACCCTGCTTTCGACCGATTCGACGTTCAAGGTTCAGCCGCAGATGGCGGACTGGAAGGTCTCCGACGACAAGCTGACCTACACCTTCACGCTGCGCGACGGACTGAAGTGGCATGACGGCGCGCCGGTGACCGGCGAGGATTGCGTCGCATCGCTGAAGCGCTGGGGCAAGAACGACGGCATGGGCCAGAAGCTCATGGACTTCACCGCCAGCATCGAGGCGCCAGACGCCAAGACGATCGTGCTGAAGCTGAAGGAGCCCTATGGGCTGGTGCTTGAATCGATCGGCAAACCGTCCTCACTGGTACCGTTCATGATGCCGAAGCGGCTCGCCGAAACGCCGGCGGGCAAGCAGATGGCCGAGCAGATCGGCTCCGGTCCCTTCAAGTTCGTGCAGAGTGAATTCCAGCCAGGCGTGAAGTCGGTCTATGCCAAGAACACCGATTACGTGCCGCGCAAGGAACCGGCGAGCTGGACCGCCGGCGGCAAGGTCGTCAAGGTTGACCGTGTCGAATGGATCACCATGCCGGACGCGCAGACGGCGGTCAACGCGCTGCAGTCGGGTGACATCGACTTCATGGAAAACCCGCCGTGGGATCTGCTTCCGGTGCTGGAAGGGAACAGCGACCTCAAGGTCGAGGTCCTGAACAAGTTCGGCTTCCAGACGCTCGGCCGCATGAACTTCCTGCTGCCGCCGTTCGACAATCCGAAGATTCGCCGCGCTGCGCTCCTGGCGATGAACCAGAAGGACGTGCTCGACGCGCTCGTCGGCAATCCCAAGTACTACAAGCTCTGCGGCGCCTATTTCGTTTGCGATACGCCCTTTGCGAGCGATGCAGGTGGCGAGACTCTGGTGAAGGGCGGCGGCATGGCAGAGGCCAAGAAGCTGCTCGCCGAGTCCGGCTACGACGGAACGCCGATCGCGATCATGGCGCCCGGCGATGTCACCACCTTGAAGGCCCAGCCGGTCGTCGCGGCGCAATTGCTCCGTGAGGCTGGCTTCAAGGTCGACCTACAGGCGACCGACTGGCAGACCGTCGTGAGCCGGCGTGCCGGCCAGAAGCCGGTGAAGGAGGGCGGTTGGAACATGTTCTTCACCAACTGGGTTGCCGCCGACGTGATGAACCCGGTCGCCAACGTATCGATCGGCGGACGGGGCAAGAACGGCGGCTGGTTCGGCTGGGCGGAAGACGCCAAGATCGAGAAGCTCAAGGACGAGTTCGTCCGCGCAGCCTCGCTCGACGATCAGAAGAAGATCGCGTCCGAGATCCAGAAGGAAGCCTATGACCAGGTGATTTACATCCCGCTCGGCCAGTATCTGGCGCCGAGCGCCTGGCGGAAGTCGCTCACCGGCGTGCTCGACGGTCCGGCGACTCCGATCTTCTGGAACGTCGACAAGTCAGAGTAA
- a CDS encoding multidrug effflux MFS transporter: MSDVNADDWVSSGHRPMGFPEFVVVIASIMALNPLAMDMMLPALPNIGAAFGIPNANHLQLVLSTFLIGFGAGQFIMGPLSDRFGRRPVLLGGMAVYAVASVLAVAAPSFETLLLARALQGLGTSATRVIATSIVRDCYAGRRMASVMSLAMMIFIAVPVIAPSFGQAVLLVTHWRGIFVVLMFYGIIALAWSVWRLPETLPETERRSLAPADVLSAFRQTVTNRQTIGYATAAGSVMGALFSYVFSAQQVFTGIYHLGHYFPLAFAAIAAGTAVAGFLNAKLVGRLGMRVISHGALTLYAAVAGVMLLTEILGVLPLPLFMVLSALMMFSFGMMVANFTALAMEQQGHIAGTASSLYGSITTLIGIVVGTAIGQSFDGTLLPFSVGFFLSTLAALAIVLVVEKGRLFKPHHRPIV, encoded by the coding sequence TTGTCCGACGTCAATGCCGACGACTGGGTGTCTTCCGGACACCGCCCCATGGGTTTTCCCGAATTCGTTGTCGTGATCGCGTCCATCATGGCGCTGAATCCGCTCGCGATGGACATGATGCTGCCGGCACTGCCCAACATCGGGGCGGCCTTCGGCATTCCCAACGCCAACCATCTCCAACTCGTGCTGTCGACCTTCCTGATCGGCTTCGGCGCAGGGCAGTTCATCATGGGCCCGTTGTCCGACCGGTTCGGACGCCGGCCGGTGCTGCTCGGCGGCATGGCGGTCTATGCCGTGGCGAGCGTGCTCGCGGTCGCCGCGCCCTCGTTCGAAACGCTGCTGCTTGCCCGCGCGCTGCAAGGCCTCGGTACCTCGGCGACGCGCGTGATCGCAACCTCGATCGTGCGCGACTGCTATGCCGGCCGCCGCATGGCGAGCGTGATGTCGCTTGCCATGATGATTTTCATCGCGGTGCCCGTGATTGCGCCCTCGTTCGGGCAGGCGGTGCTGCTGGTCACGCATTGGCGCGGCATCTTCGTCGTGCTGATGTTCTACGGCATCATCGCGCTGGCCTGGAGCGTGTGGCGGCTTCCGGAGACGCTGCCCGAGACGGAGCGCAGGTCGCTCGCGCCTGCCGACGTGCTCTCGGCCTTCCGCCAGACCGTCACCAACCGCCAGACCATCGGCTATGCGACCGCCGCGGGCAGCGTGATGGGCGCGCTATTTTCCTACGTGTTCTCCGCGCAGCAGGTGTTCACCGGCATCTATCATCTCGGCCATTATTTCCCCCTCGCCTTCGCCGCGATCGCGGCCGGCACCGCCGTCGCCGGCTTCCTCAACGCGAAACTGGTGGGGCGGCTCGGCATGCGCGTGATCTCGCACGGCGCGCTGACGCTCTATGCCGCGGTGGCCGGCGTGATGCTGCTGACCGAGATCCTCGGCGTGCTGCCGCTGCCCCTGTTCATGGTGCTGTCGGCGCTGATGATGTTCTCGTTCGGCATGATGGTCGCCAATTTCACCGCGCTCGCGATGGAGCAGCAGGGCCACATCGCCGGCACCGCCTCCTCGCTCTACGGCTCGATCACGACTCTGATCGGCATCGTCGTCGGCACGGCGATCGGCCAGAGCTTCGACGGCACGCTGCTGCCGTTCTCGGTCGGCTTCTTCCTGTCGACGCTTGCGGCGCTCGCGATAGTGCTGGTCGTGGAGAAGGGGCGGCTGTTCAAGCCGCATCATCGCCCGATCGTGTGA
- a CDS encoding twin-arginine translocation pathway signal yields MPASLSSSVRACCAVAALAAAGFALSGCAGVSETIAPAFADPAKYELYDCKQLEGERKALAARTTELQKLMDKAETGTGGAVVSELAYRNDYVAVRGSAQMADDAWRRNRCRETPPDATPAPSTPQRPDIKPAPKR; encoded by the coding sequence ATGCCTGCTTCGCTCTCCTCTTCCGTCCGCGCCTGTTGTGCGGTTGCCGCGCTGGCTGCGGCCGGCTTCGCGCTGTCCGGCTGCGCCGGCGTGAGCGAGACGATCGCCCCGGCCTTCGCCGATCCCGCCAAATACGAATTGTACGACTGCAAGCAGCTCGAGGGCGAGCGCAAGGCGCTCGCGGCGCGCACCACGGAATTGCAGAAGCTGATGGACAAGGCGGAGACCGGGACCGGCGGTGCCGTCGTGTCCGAGCTTGCCTATCGCAACGACTACGTCGCGGTCCGAGGCTCGGCGCAGATGGCGGACGACGCGTGGCGCCGCAACAGGTGCCGGGAAACGCCGCCTGACGCGACGCCGGCGCCTTCGACGCCACAGCGGCCGGACATCAAGCCGGCTCCGAAGCGCTAA
- a CDS encoding FAD-dependent monooxygenase codes for MALPRTIVIAGAGIGGLTAALALARRGFRIVVLEKAERLEEVGAGLQLSPNASRVLVELGLTERLRLRAVVPDAVSIMSARAGGELLRMPLGEAASARAGAPYWVVHRADLQSALSGAVADHPDIDLKLGATFEDVAAHAKGLTVVHRSGTIRRSDLASALIGADGIWSTVRQHLFPEVQPRFSGLIAWRGTLDAAQLPKDLTARRVQLWMGPNAHLVAYPIAGGRQLNVVAVLPGTWNRPGWSTPGDPSEVMEAFAAPGWPATARMMLAAVDSWRKWALFGVPEGCPWSKGPIALLGDAVHAMLPFAAQGAGMAIEDAAVLARHLSLEAAEDASGVAAALKQYGLMRQARVRKVQRTARQQGRIYHLGGPFAIARDLAIRTLGPERMLARQDWIYGWRA; via the coding sequence GTGGCCCTCCCGCGAACGATCGTCATAGCCGGTGCCGGAATCGGAGGACTGACGGCTGCGCTTGCGCTCGCGCGGCGCGGTTTTCGCATCGTCGTGCTTGAGAAGGCCGAGCGTCTCGAGGAAGTCGGCGCCGGCCTGCAACTTTCCCCCAACGCCAGCCGCGTGCTGGTCGAGCTTGGCCTTACCGAGCGGCTCAGGCTGCGCGCCGTCGTCCCGGACGCAGTCTCGATCATGAGCGCGCGCGCTGGCGGCGAGCTGTTGCGGATGCCGCTCGGCGAAGCTGCGTCCGCGCGCGCCGGCGCCCCCTATTGGGTGGTGCATCGTGCCGACCTGCAATCGGCGCTATCGGGCGCGGTCGCCGACCATCCCGATATCGACCTGAAGCTGGGCGCGACCTTCGAGGATGTCGCCGCCCATGCCAAGGGACTGACCGTGGTCCATCGCAGCGGGACGATCCGCCGCAGCGATCTCGCCAGCGCCCTGATCGGCGCCGACGGCATCTGGTCGACGGTCCGCCAGCATCTGTTCCCCGAGGTGCAGCCGCGCTTCTCCGGCCTGATCGCCTGGCGCGGCACGCTCGATGCCGCGCAGCTGCCGAAAGATCTGACCGCGCGGCGGGTGCAGCTCTGGATGGGCCCGAACGCCCATCTCGTCGCCTATCCGATCGCAGGCGGCCGGCAACTCAATGTCGTGGCGGTGCTGCCGGGCACCTGGAACAGGCCGGGCTGGAGCACGCCGGGCGATCCTTCCGAGGTGATGGAGGCCTTCGCCGCGCCGGGCTGGCCGGCGACGGCGCGGATGATGCTGGCCGCCGTCGACAGCTGGCGCAAATGGGCGCTGTTCGGCGTGCCCGAAGGCTGCCCGTGGAGCAAGGGCCCGATCGCGCTGCTCGGCGATGCCGTGCACGCGATGCTGCCGTTCGCCGCGCAAGGCGCCGGCATGGCGATCGAGGATGCCGCCGTGCTGGCCCGGCATCTGAGCCTCGAGGCCGCCGAGGACGCAAGCGGCGTCGCAGCGGCGCTCAAGCAATACGGCCTGATGCGACAGGCTCGTGTCAGGAAGGTACAGCGGACCGCGCGGCAGCAGGGTCGCATCTATCATCTCGGCGGCCCGTTCGCGATCGCGCGCGATCTTGCGATCCGTACGCTCGGGCCGGAGCGCATGCTGGCGCGACAGGACTGGATCTACGGCTGGCGCGCTTAG
- a CDS encoding zinc-finger domain-containing protein translates to MSDHVVPHFHNDAGVPVIEIGSQEFMCVGANPPFDHPHVFLDLGNDNEIICPYCSTLYRFAADLKAGEARPPECVLKDKVA, encoded by the coding sequence ATGTCCGACCATGTCGTCCCGCACTTCCATAACGATGCCGGTGTCCCCGTCATCGAGATCGGCTCGCAAGAGTTCATGTGCGTGGGCGCCAATCCTCCGTTCGACCATCCGCACGTGTTCCTGGACCTCGGCAACGACAACGAGATCATCTGCCCGTACTGCTCGACGCTGTACCGCTTTGCCGCCGACCTGAAAGCTGGCGAAGCCCGCCCCCCCGAATGCGTGCTGAAGGACAAGGTGGCCTGA
- a CDS encoding alpha/beta fold hydrolase, whose amino-acid sequence MPSFHNGAVEIAYLDEGEGDPIILVHGFASSKNVNWVYPTWVSELRKNGRRVIALDNRGHGDSAKLYEAAQYSIPTMAGDVLALMDHLAIPQADIMGYSMGGRMAAWLGLNEPQRLRSAILGGIGIGGLIEGTGPGENVAEALEAPSLDDVTDPVGRTFRAFADQTRSDRRALAACLRGTRDLMTEQEAARIDVPVLIAVGSTDDVAGSASALGAIIPGSEVLDIPGRDHMRAVGDKVYKSGVLDFLSRRG is encoded by the coding sequence ATGCCGAGCTTTCACAACGGCGCCGTTGAAATTGCCTATCTCGACGAAGGCGAGGGCGACCCGATCATCCTGGTGCACGGCTTCGCCTCGAGCAAGAACGTGAACTGGGTCTATCCGACCTGGGTCTCGGAGCTGCGCAAGAACGGCCGCCGCGTCATTGCGCTGGACAATCGCGGCCATGGCGACAGCGCAAAGCTCTACGAGGCCGCGCAGTACTCGATCCCCACCATGGCCGGCGACGTGCTCGCGCTGATGGACCATCTCGCCATCCCGCAGGCCGACATCATGGGCTATTCGATGGGCGGGCGGATGGCCGCGTGGCTCGGCCTGAACGAGCCGCAGCGCCTGCGCTCGGCGATCCTCGGCGGCATCGGCATCGGCGGCCTGATCGAGGGCACCGGGCCCGGCGAGAACGTCGCCGAGGCGCTGGAGGCGCCCTCGCTCGACGACGTCACCGATCCCGTCGGGCGCACCTTTCGCGCCTTCGCCGATCAGACCCGTTCCGACCGCCGAGCGCTCGCCGCCTGCCTGCGCGGCACGCGCGATCTCATGACCGAGCAGGAAGCCGCGCGCATCGACGTGCCGGTGCTGATCGCGGTCGGCTCGACCGACGACGTCGCGGGCTCCGCCAGTGCGCTCGGCGCGATCATTCCCGGATCGGAAGTGCTGGATATTCCAGGCCGCGATCACATGCGCGCGGTCGGCGACAAGGTCTACAAATCGGGCGTGCTCGACTTCCTCTCACGCCGCGGCTGA